Proteins from a single region of Apium graveolens cultivar Ventura chromosome 7, ASM990537v1, whole genome shotgun sequence:
- the LOC141674171 gene encoding uncharacterized protein LOC141674171, with product MVDDLLMQRRSKVANQNHKFSDIQLQYFALAVQTNAGGLFFVYGSGGCGKTFVWKTLIYKLRSMGLIVLPVSSSGIAATLMPGGRTAHSRFKIPIVIDDCFSCAIAHDSDIASLIKHTSLIIWDEAPMQHRFSFECLDRSLRDIMKYVDKMRYNMPFGGITVDLGRDFHQILPVIPHGSRGNVVSSTITRSYLWPKAKILFLNRNMRLNQGNSEEEILALKKFAEWILQIGNGQVKAPIDSFEHCENDEVLIPSNFCDPEMKNSVENMIHWTYPNFSSNYKCLRYISERAILAPTNQVVGHLNSLIVETIPGAKNRYFSIDKAEDLVAQPKK from the exons ATGGTTGACGACCTTTTGATGCAGCGTCGCAGCAAGGTTGCAAATCAAAACCACAAATTTAGTGATATTCAACTACAGTATTTTGCTCTTGCAG TGCAGACCAATGCTGGAGGTCTTTTCTTTGTTTATGGCAGCGGTGGTTGTGGCAAGACTTTTGTTTGGAAGACTCTCATATATAAATTAAGATCCATGGGTTTGATTGTACTACCAGTTTCATCTTCCGGCATTGCAGCCACACTAATGCCTGGTGGACGAACCGCTCATTCCAGATTCAAAATTCCCATTGTTATAGATGATTGCTTTTCATGTGCCATTGCACATGATTCTGATATTGCTTCGTTGATTAAACATACAAGTCTCATTATTTGGGATGAAGCTCCAATGCAGCATAGATTTTCATTCGAATGTCTTGATAGGTCTTTAAGAGATATAATGAAATATGTGGACAAGATGAGGTATAATATGCCTTTTGGAGGTATTACAGTGGATCTTGGCAGAGATTTCCACCAAATTCTACCGGTAATACCTCATGGTTCGCGTGGTAATGTTGTTTCGTCCACAATTACAAGATCATACCTCTGGCCTAAAGCAAAGATTTTGTTTTTAAATCGTAATATGCGTCTTAACCAAGGCAATAGTGAAGAAGAAATCCTAGCTTTGAAGAAGTTTGCTGAGTGGATTTTACAGATTGGAAATGGACAGGTTAAGGCTCCGATTGATTCTTTTGAGCATTGCGAAAATGATGAAGTTCTAATTCCCTCTAACTTCTGTGACCCTGAAATGAAGAATTCTGTTGAAAATATGATTCACTGGACATATCCCAATTTCTCCAGTAATTACAAGTGTCTGCGGTACATAAGTGAAAGAGCCATTTTAGCACCAACAAATCAAGTAGTTGGTCACCTCAATTCTTTAATTGTCGAAACCATACCAGGTGCTAAAAATAGGTACTTTAGTATTGACAAAGCAGAAGATTTGGTGGCTCAGCCGAAGAAATGA
- the LOC141674172 gene encoding uncharacterized protein LOC141674172, producing the protein MKEYYSYKLQVRKDEGQHVRLAGCLYQQYVVDAFSCVEQARLWWLCTHQKNLRSDLYNSMAKKFVNVVTDTLNIGKGFVLPANFLGSQRYMQQNFQDALSVCRVVGHPDIFLTMTCTPLWDEISQMMKVLPGCYPHNSPDVISRVFHLKLQQLIDDIQKKTVFGTCIGVMYVVEFQKRGLPYVHKLIWPSAESKKDLNGNIDGVVSADIPDPLIDPAGYAAVKSLMIHGPCGLQNPKSACMSNMSCTKHFPKRYNKETYFDQSGFPIYKRRNTGITVQKGKCTLDNAFVVPYNCDLLVKYQCHMNVEICCHARSLKYLFKYCLKGHDRATIKITNHRNKNNDGEDGSVDEISAYFDGRYICAFEATYCIFGYPVHYHSIYVLRLSFHLPGEPVHYHSIYVLRLSFHLSGERSCTFTETEIVERVIRQDKNKYSQLEAFFLNSEDPSARPYTYDEIPQYYVWNETDRKCTVRKKGRQIGRLLYTHHSSGKLWYLRMLLSNVRGSTSFESLRTVNGVRYRSFNDAFQSYGLLDDDNEWHSVIAD; encoded by the exons ATGAAGGAATATTACTCATACAAGCTGCAAGTTAGGAAAGATGAAG GTCAACATGTTCGTCTTGCAGGATGTCTTTACCAGCAGTATGTAGTAGATGCGTTTTCATGTGTTGAGCAAGCACGCTTGTGGTGGTTATGTACTCACCAAAAAAACTTAAGAAGCGATTTATACAATTCAATGGCAAAAAAATTTGTCAACGTGGTGACAGACACCTTAAATATTGGTAAAGGATTTGTCCTACCTGCCAATTTTTTGGGTTCACAACGCTACATGCAGCAGAATTTTCAAGACGCCCTTTCCGTATGTAGAGTTGTTGGACATCCTGACATATTTCTCACTATGACTTGCACTCCTTTGTGGGATGAAATTTCTCAGATGATGAAAGTTTTACCTGGTTGCTACCCTCATAACTCCCCAGATGTTATTTCACGTGTTTTCCATCTAAAGCTTCAACAACTAATTGATGATATCCAGAAGAAAACTGTATTTGGTACATGTATTGGAG TTATGTACGTTGTTGAATTTCAGAAACGAGGCTTGCCTTATGTTCACAAGCTCATATGGCCTAGCGCTGAATCTAAAAAAGATCTAAATGGAAATATTGACGGTGTCGTTTCTGCCGATATTCCAGACCCATTAATTGATCCCGCTGGTTACGCTGCTGTTAAGTCATTGATGATTCACGGCCCTTGTGGTTTACAGAATCCCAAGTCAGCATGTATGAGTAATATGTCATGTACAAAGCATTTTCCCAAGAG GTACAACAAAGAAACATATTTTGATCAATCAGGATTCCCCATTTACAAACGTCGGAATACTGGTATTACTGTTCAAAAAGGTAAATGCACTCTTGACAATGCCTTTGTTGTTCCATATAACTGCGATCTATTAGTCAAATACCAGTGCCATATGAATGTGGAAATTTGTTGTCATGCAAGAAGtcttaaatatttatttaagtACTGTCTAAAAGGTCATGACCGTGCAACCATTAAGATTACAAACCATAGAAATAAAAACAACGACGGAGAGGATGGTTCAGTTGATGAGATTAGTGCCTATTTTGATGGGAGATATATTTGTGCATTTGAAGCTACATATTGCATTTTTGGCTATCCTGTACACTACCATTCCATATATGTTCTTCGTCTATCATTTCATCTGCCTGGTGAACCTGTACACTACCATTCCATATATGTTCTTCGTCTATCATTTCATCTGTCCGGTGAAAGAAGTTGTACGTTTACCGAAACAGAAATAGTTGAAAGAGTCATTAGACAAGATAAGAACAAATACAGCCAGCTTGAAGCCTTTTTCCTCAACTCGGAAGACCCTTCTGCGAGACCCTACACATATGATGAGATTCCGCAGTACTATGTTTGGAACGAGACTGATAGGAAATGTACCGTACGAAAGAAAGGAAGGCAAATTGGCAGGTTATTGTACACACATCACAGCTCCGGCAAATTATGGTATCTTCGTATGTTACTTTCCAATGTACGTGGTTCTACTTCTTTCGAGTCTCTTAGGACCGTCAATGGTGTAAGGTATAGAAGCTTTAATGATGCTTTCCAGTCTTATGGTTTATTAGACGATGATAATGAATGGCATAGTGTTATAGCTGATTGA